One stretch of Clavelina lepadiformis chromosome 6, kaClaLepa1.1, whole genome shotgun sequence DNA includes these proteins:
- the LOC143462671 gene encoding mediator of RNA polymerase II transcription subunit 6-like — MAIVPHDKVPNQLSISWFDSAWVPHLNKDNVLDYFAERSNPFYDRTCNNETIRMQRLGLEHLENLTGLEYVLLHHQEPILYVIRKQRRHSQKQVTTLADYYIIAGTVYQAPDVGSIVNSRLMTTLHHLESAFSEALSFSRYHPAKGYSWEFKEEQNKSKKQKKKEKEEPGSVFQCKRVDTLLGVLTTKFPPKFVQVHPGEQPVPITEAAPPKLEVKSEKVVVTTSTVRTAPATRPNPQNIQVKQEPKTQPEKRLKLM; from the exons ATGGCAATTGTACCCCATGATAAAG TTCCGAATCAGCTGAGCATATCCTGGTTTGATTCTGCTTGGGTGCCCCACCTCAACAAAGACAATGTCCTTGATTATTTTGCTGAAAGAAGCAACCCCTTCTATGATCGAACATGCAATAACGAAACGATAAGGATGCAAAGACTCGGATTGGAACACTTGGA AAACTTGACCGGATTAGAATATGTCCTTCTTCATCACCAAGAGCCAATTTTATACGTCATTCGAAAGCAAAGGCGACATTCACAGAAACAAG TGACTACACTCGCtgattattacatcatagCCGGAACCGTTTACCAAGCCCCAGACGTAGGGTCAATTGTCAATTCTCGTCTG ATGACAACGCTACACCATTTAGAATCAGCATTTAGTGAAG CTTTGTCGTTTTCCCGATACCATCCGGCCAAAGGCTACTCGTGGGAATTCAAAGAAGAACagaataaaagcaaaaaacaaaagaagaagGAAAAAGAAGAACCCGGGTCTGTGTTTCAATGCAAACGAGTCGACACTTTACTCGGTGTTTTAACTACAAAGTTTCCACCAAAATTCGTGCAG GTTCACCCTGGGGAGCAACCAGTTCCCATAACCGAGGCGGCGCCACCCAAACTGGAAGTCAAATCGGAGAAAGTTGTTGTGACGACATCAACTGTGAGAACGGCCCCTGCCACTAGACCCAACCCGCAGAATATCCAAGTAAAGCAGGAGCCAAAAACGCAGCCAGAAAAACGATTGAAATTAATGTAG
- the LOC143462224 gene encoding uncharacterized protein LOC143462224, with protein sequence MNFRILFVGAIFILSLGFCQAGPISSLTKCDGLVCRRDGIHFKCEDEELQCCRGPGLNNYAVVHISPGYTCCPGSGEAYNVHSHICLNETIVEKISPTDSVCASTKRYDTNIQECCLKNFTYGKVHQKSFGGTCCNERYLTDPQLNCCQGVIYNVTKQACCKSGDGDGDYTLHNNFNACCLNVPYNSAVQYCGDHGVQEKDQTEIRQCNGTPYDPTWHMCCGDTLADTRTHLCHWITGRLVLKPSYGIHHDKVCRTRHTLVSYYSGISDQSGERQDCIDGVGLVMLARDEEICFDELANHKYNTSVDLCCAKEIYIKNGKKNGMKCCEKGTLAYDPNLQTCCPNDRITNIPEQYGRCCRMAGYDSRTHTCKDGEIVEDECAAMGKPFWPENCTFTVPQIRDLNQKVQQDGLFIFVASVIGQPVETGRGTRQVRRWKLEDVEQFKNKGKKMTLVPPKGKKFSVTAKKCQCPYELIAGERYIFWTAKKLKKGKRGLALDAIQNGKKAFDAVMPLSQAENLGRIFEIFFSTD encoded by the exons ATGAATTTCAGGATACTTTTTGTTGgagcaatttttattttaagtctAG gaTTTTGCCAAGCCGGGCCAATTAGTAGCCTGACAAAGTGCGATGGTTTAGTTTGCCGAAGGGATGGAATTCATTTTAAATGTGAAGACGAAGAACTGCAATGTTGTCGGGGCCCAGGATTGAATAATTATGCAGTGGTTCATATCTCGCCCGGTTATACTTGCTGTCCAG GCAGTGGAGAAGCTTACAACGTTCATTCCCATATTTGCTTAAACGAAACCATCGTCGAAAAAATAAGCCCCACTGATAGTGTTTGTGCTTCCACCAAACGCTACGACACAAACATACAAGaatgttgtttgaaaaacttcACATATGGAAAAGTTCACCAAAAAT CATTTGGAGGAACTTGCTGCAATGAAAGATACTTAACTGATCCTCAATTAAACTGCTGTCAAGGTGTCATTTACAACGTGACAAAGCAAGCCTGCTGTAAATCTGGTGACGGTGACGGTGACTACACTTTGCACAACAATTTCAACGCTTGTTGCTTGAACGTTCCTTATAACAGTGCAGTTCAGTACTGCGGTGATCATGGTGTGCAGGAAAAAG ATCAAACTGAAATAAGACAATGCAATGGAACACCATATGACCCTACATGGCACATGTGTTGCGGCGATACATTGGCTGATACCCGTACCCACCTTTGCCATTGGATTACTGGACGTTTGGTGCTTAAACCATCGTATGGTATTCACCACGACAAAGTTTGTCGAACTCGTCATACATTGGTGTCGTATTACTCTGGCATAAGTGATCAAAGTGGAGAAAGACAG GATTGTATTGATGGGGTAGGGCTGGTGATGCTGGCACGAGATGAAGAAATCTGCTTCGACGAATTAGCAAACCATAAGTACAACACTAGCGTCGATTTATGCTGCGCCAAAGAAATCTACATCAAAAATGGAAAGAAGAATGGAATGAAAtgttgtgaaaagggcacgcTGGCTTACGACCCAAATTTACAAACTTGTTGCCCGAATGATCGAATCACTAATATTCCAGAGCAATACGGACG GTGCTGTAGAATGGCAGGTTACGATAGTAGAACACATACATGCAAGGATGGCGAGATAGTCGAAGATGAATGTGCTGCTATGGGGAAGCCTTTTTGGCCAGAAA ATTGCACTTTTACGGTACCACAAATAAGAGACCTCAATCAGAAAGTTCAACAAGACGGTCTATTCA TTTTTGTCGCCTCTGTTATTGGTCAGCCTGTCGAAACAGGTCGTGGTACGAGGCAAGTTCGAAGATGGAAGCTAGAAGATGTagaacaatttaaaaacaaaggcaAGAAGATGACGTTGGTGCCACCTAAAGGCAAAAAGTTTTCAGTGACCGCCAAGAAATGTCAATGTCCATACGAACTAATAGCAGGGGAGAGGTACATTTTCTGGACAGCAAAAAAGCTGAAGAAAGGAAAGCGAGGATTGGCGCTTGACGCGATACAAAATGGCAAGAAGGCTTTTGACGCTGTCATGCCGTTATCTCAAGCAGAAAATTTAGGACGaattttcgaaatatttttcagtacggattaa
- the LOC143462672 gene encoding nucleoside diphosphate kinase 6-like produces MGRMQITLAILKPDVAVNPHIVYAIDKSILRNKFLIIKRKRLRWPKARAEQFYFQHAQRFFYRRLVEFMSSGPIEALILAKGNAIQDWRLLIGPTKVYKTQHTNPNTIRGQFGLTDTRNAVHGADSEESVHEEVAFFFPEFDVGKWNTKGHYLIPNEGRVIFDNETRVHKLSLEFDNHEKKMPC; encoded by the exons ATGGGTCGAATGCAAATTACTTTGGCAATTTTGAAACCTGACGTTGCAGTTAATCCTCACATTGTTTATGCAATTGACAAAAGTATTTTGAGAAATaagtttttaataattaaGCGAAAACGTTTACGCTGGCCTAAAGCAAGGGCTGAACAGTTCTATTTTCAACATGCACAACGTTTCTTTTACCGTCGTTTGGTTGAATTTATGTCCAGTGGCCCCATTGAAGCTTTAATTTTGGCAAAAGGAAACGCAATTCAAGATTGGCGACTGCTTATTGGCCCCACCAAAGTGTATAAG accCAACACACTAATCCGAACACCATTCGTGGTCAATTTGGTTTGACTGACACACGAAACGCTGTTCATGGAGCTGATTCGGAAGAATCTGTTCACGAGGAAGTTGCCTTCTTTTTTCCTGAATTTGATGTTGGAAAGTGGAATACGAAAGGCCACTATCTCATTCCAAATGAAGGACGTGTCATCTTTGACAATGAAACTCGAGTTCACAAATTATCATTGGAATTTGATAACCATGAAAAGAAAATGCCATGTTAG